Genomic DNA from Chaetodon trifascialis isolate fChaTrf1 chromosome 19, fChaTrf1.hap1, whole genome shotgun sequence:
CCTTCCCAGACAAGGTACCGGCGGACGAGGAGCTCATCCTCAAAGGCATCCCCTTCTATCCCACCAATGCCACAGACTTGTTTGGCAACAGGAGCACATTCAGAGATGAGACTGACAATATACAATGTGGAGAGAACTTTATGGACATGGAGTGTTTCATGATCCTGACCCccagccagcagctggctgtGGCTGTGTTGTCTCTGACTCTCGGTACCTTCACGGTGCTGGAGAACCTGGTGGTGCTCTGCGTCATCTTGCAGTCCCGCACCCTCCGCTGCCGGCCGTCCTACCACTTCATCGGCAGTCTGGCTGTGGCTGACCTGCTGGGAAGTGTCATATTTGTCTACAGCTTTCTGGACTTCCATGTCTTCCACAGGAAGGACAGCCCCAACGTTTTTCTCTTCAAGCTGGGTGGAGTCACAGCATCGTTCACTGCGTCTGTGGGGAGCCTTTTCCTCACCGCTATTGACCGCTACATCTCCATACACCGGCCTCTCGCCTACAGGCGCATCGTAACACGGACCAAGGCTGTCATTGCCTTTTGTATGATGTGGACCATCTCTATCGTCATCGCAGTGCTACCTCTACTGGGCTGGAACTGTAAACGTCTCAATTCTGTTTGCTCAGACATATTCCCTCTGATTGATGAGAACTACCTGTTGTTCTGGATCGGTGTAACCAGTGTGCTGGTTCTTTTCATTATCTACGCCTACATTTACATCCTGTGGAAAGCGCACCACCACGCTGTGCGAATGCTGAGCCGCACCTCCCAGAAGAGCCTGGTTGTTTACTCAGCAGAAGGGACTAAAGTGCAGACCACACGCCCTGAGCAGGCACGCATGGACATCCGTCTGGCCAAGACCCTGGTGCTTATCCTGGTGGTGCTGGTCATCTGCTGGGGCCCAGTGCTCGCCATCATGGTCTATGACCTCTTCTGGAGGATGGACGATGACATCAAGACAGTATTTGCATTCTGCAGCATGCTCTGCCTGCTCAACTCCACTGTCAACCCAATCATCTACGCCTTGAGGAGCAAGGACCTCCGGCACGCCTTCCTCAGCTCCTGCCATGCCTGCAGGGGCAGTGCCCAGCAGTTGGACAATAGCCTGGAGTCAGACTGCCAGAACAGAAATGCCAACATTTCTGCCAACAGGGCTGCAGAGAGTTGCGTGAAAACCACTGTGAAAATAGCCAAAGTAACAATGTCCGTGTCAACCGAAACTTCTGCAGAGGCTGTGTAATTGGCCATCATGGGGGAAACTGTAAATGTCATCCACCCCAAACAATGCCATTCAACGCAGTAAAGCAGAAGTTAGATATTCcacagaaaaaaactaaatccTCTCCTGAAAGTATTGACTTACATGCTCACATAGACGCTTTTGTGGTTACATTATTTTATGTTAGTGTGTGAGTACATGGTGTGCCAAAGTGCCAAATGGTATTGCAAGTTCATAGAAAGGACTCACAGTTTTAAAGGGTTATCAAAGACTATCATAAGTCTGCTGTTTACCATAGACTTCATGATATCCAATTAGTGAAGGCATATTATATTTTTGTACTGTGAATTCAGGTTTTGAAAACAATATATCTTCATTTATGGGATAAGGGGCTACTGACATTTTTAATTCGAGATGTTTTACTGTGTCACTTAGTCTTCAACATGTGTCTTGGACCATTAAATATAAGAAAACGCCTTGACTTTCTGCAGGCTTCATGTACATGTTGCATATAAACATTTCTATGAGgaagtgattaaaaaaaggttCAAATGATTGTTTAATGCCAAAATTGCCattaaatatgtcatttttgTATTTCATCCGACAACACTCACTGAGTGGCATATGTATGAAGAGATTTTGAGAAATGAGAGGTGATTCATgctcaagacaaaaaaaaaacaaaaacgctCACCGTCACACATAAACTCTAATGAGATGGAAATAAATGGATTCACGGCTTTTGAGTATGTCACATCTGAAATGGCATTTTCTGTGGCGGAGTGACGATCGTCCCTGTTGTCCATTTCTTTACTCGCTAGCTGTTAGACCTTTAGAGCGTGTCTTTGTTCTAATGTATACCTAATAACTGTACAGTGCTTTCTCGCAAAATAAAGTGTTCAAATCGACTCGTTCAGTTCTACAGccaacacagcaacagcaagcCTTTGGCAAAAGCTTGAACTCATCACAACTGAATTTGGATGCAGCGTGCTGGTCACTACTGCAACAAACTGAAGTGGCTTCTGCCGATAGCTGCTTTCATCAAATGTATGGTTTTACTGGACTCAGCCTTGTATATGTGTGATACCTTGTGACTTGGTGATATATCTTCAACCCCAAGCCTTTTGATCATTGCAGTGACTTGTTTTA
This window encodes:
- the cnr1 gene encoding cannabinoid receptor 1, which encodes MKSVLDGVADTTFRTITSGLQYLGSNDANYDDPLNDVDFKAGFSLQKPLSAFRSNSFPDKVPADEELILKGIPFYPTNATDLFGNRSTFRDETDNIQCGENFMDMECFMILTPSQQLAVAVLSLTLGTFTVLENLVVLCVILQSRTLRCRPSYHFIGSLAVADLLGSVIFVYSFLDFHVFHRKDSPNVFLFKLGGVTASFTASVGSLFLTAIDRYISIHRPLAYRRIVTRTKAVIAFCMMWTISIVIAVLPLLGWNCKRLNSVCSDIFPLIDENYLLFWIGVTSVLVLFIIYAYIYILWKAHHHAVRMLSRTSQKSLVVYSAEGTKVQTTRPEQARMDIRLAKTLVLILVVLVICWGPVLAIMVYDLFWRMDDDIKTVFAFCSMLCLLNSTVNPIIYALRSKDLRHAFLSSCHACRGSAQQLDNSLESDCQNRNANISANRAAESCVKTTVKIAKVTMSVSTETSAEAV